The Methanoculleus marisnigri JR1 genome window below encodes:
- a CDS encoding formylmethanofuran dehydrogenase subunit B produces MIVKDAVCPFCGCLCDDIEVEVEEGRVVAVTNACELGTTKFMGEKRMKNPILRDGDRWKDITYDEAVRYAADMLLEAERPLMYGWSGTHGEAQCVGVHMAELIRGVIDNTSSVCHGPSILAIQEVGHPGCTLGVVKNRADLVIYWGSNPIDAHPRHLSRYTRYAEGFFLENAFRDRTVIVVDVRKTETANIADEFVQIKPGGDYAVLSALRAIVQGKADTIPRTVAGVTREQLVRVANLCKNAKFGAVYFGLGLTMTQGKYKNIRNAIELVSELSRHTKFTISAMRGHYNVYGSNEVNTWMTGYPFGIDFSRGIAFYNPGETTAVDILARKECDAALVVGSDPAAHFPRKCLEHLAEIPVVQLDPYPNATTAFCTVQIPVAVTGIDAEGTAYRMDGVPIRTRKVISSDYPSDEEILARMYALMQEARER; encoded by the coding sequence ATGATCGTTAAGGACGCGGTCTGCCCATTCTGCGGATGCCTCTGCGACGACATCGAGGTGGAAGTCGAAGAGGGCAGGGTGGTCGCCGTGACGAATGCCTGCGAGCTCGGGACGACGAAGTTCATGGGCGAGAAGAGGATGAAGAACCCGATCCTGCGCGACGGGGATCGGTGGAAGGATATCACCTACGACGAGGCCGTCCGCTACGCCGCCGACATGCTTCTCGAGGCCGAGCGGCCGCTCATGTACGGGTGGAGCGGCACCCACGGGGAGGCGCAGTGCGTGGGGGTGCACATGGCCGAACTCATCCGGGGCGTGATCGACAACACCTCCTCGGTCTGCCACGGCCCCTCGATCCTCGCCATCCAGGAGGTCGGGCACCCGGGATGCACGCTCGGGGTGGTGAAGAACCGGGCGGATCTCGTCATCTACTGGGGATCGAATCCGATCGACGCCCATCCCCGCCACCTCTCCCGCTACACCCGCTACGCGGAAGGGTTCTTCCTCGAGAACGCGTTCCGCGACCGGACGGTGATCGTCGTCGACGTCCGGAAGACCGAGACCGCGAACATCGCCGACGAGTTCGTCCAGATCAAGCCCGGCGGGGACTACGCGGTCCTCTCGGCGCTCCGGGCGATCGTCCAGGGGAAGGCGGACACGATCCCGCGGACGGTCGCGGGCGTCACCCGGGAGCAGCTCGTCCGGGTGGCAAACCTCTGCAAGAACGCAAAGTTCGGGGCGGTCTACTTCGGGCTCGGGCTCACGATGACGCAGGGGAAGTACAAGAACATCAGGAACGCCATCGAACTCGTCTCGGAACTGAGCCGGCACACGAAGTTCACCATCTCGGCGATGCGGGGCCACTACAACGTCTACGGTTCGAACGAAGTGAACACCTGGATGACCGGCTACCCCTTCGGGATCGACTTCTCGCGCGGGATCGCCTTCTATAACCCCGGGGAGACGACGGCGGTGGATATCCTGGCCCGGAAAGAGTGCGACGCGGCGCTGGTCGTCGGGAGCGACCCGGCCGCCCACTTCCCGCGGAAGTGTCTCGAACACCTCGCCGAGATCCCGGTCGTCCAGCTCGATCCCTACCCGAACGCCACCACCGCGTTCTGCACCGTCCAGATACCGGTGGCGGTGACCGGGATCGACGCGGAAGGAACGGCCTACCGGATGGACGGGGTGCCGATCCGGACGAGGAAAGTCATCTCCAGCGACTACCCGTCCGATGAGGAGATCCTCGCCCGGATGTACGCCCTGATGCAGGAGGCGCGGGAACGATGA
- a CDS encoding DUF2109 domain-containing protein: MIAIYIVAALAVFAAIRATVEKNTGRKLPYVNVMNFAIAGTVVLLLDHPLALVAAAAYFVGSTLEANAIASTYAGGERRG; encoded by the coding sequence GTGATCGCGATCTACATCGTCGCCGCTCTGGCGGTCTTTGCCGCGATCAGGGCCACCGTCGAGAAGAACACGGGGAGAAAACTCCCCTACGTCAACGTCATGAACTTCGCTATCGCCGGGACGGTCGTCCTGCTGCTCGACCACCCGCTCGCCCTCGTCGCGGCTGCGGCCTACTTCGTCGGCTCCACGCTCGAGGCGAACGCCATAGCGAGCACCTACGCGGGGGGTGAGCGGCGTGGATGA
- a CDS encoding membrane protein, giving the protein MFDLPTANIGGPDLFVLEFGDIVAYFSPYTAALFVFALIFTVLVIVSRPERQVDIAFGGDAYYTKVVDPDLLRFQRFMAIACGLATLGAVVTGDVFNFTLFASMVGITNIGIVAAYRNRHVLNAAFQYGIVAMLATVPLFGGAAIVLAGTGTLSMWELFGGAMAVPLIAKAFLVLGVMGEGMAPFYIAKAEITRAQGAPFILMVHVSSLLLFLRVTEIVISM; this is encoded by the coding sequence ATGTTTGATCTCCCCACGGCGAACATCGGCGGGCCGGACCTCTTCGTACTGGAGTTCGGCGACATCGTCGCCTACTTCAGCCCCTACACCGCGGCGCTCTTCGTCTTCGCGCTCATCTTCACGGTTCTCGTCATCGTGAGCCGCCCGGAGCGTCAGGTGGACATCGCGTTCGGCGGCGACGCCTACTACACGAAGGTGGTCGACCCGGACCTCCTGCGGTTCCAGCGGTTCATGGCGATCGCCTGCGGGCTCGCTACGCTCGGGGCGGTGGTGACCGGGGACGTCTTCAACTTCACCCTCTTCGCCTCGATGGTGGGGATCACGAACATCGGCATCGTCGCGGCCTACCGGAACCGGCACGTCTTAAACGCCGCGTTCCAGTACGGCATCGTCGCGATGCTCGCCACCGTCCCGCTCTTCGGGGGCGCGGCGATCGTCCTCGCCGGCACCGGCACGCTGAGCATGTGGGAACTCTTCGGCGGCGCGATGGCGGTACCCCTCATCGCGAAGGCGTTCCTGGTCCTCGGCGTCATGGGGGAGGGGATGGCGCCGTTCTACATTGCAAAGGCGGAGATCACGAGGGCGCAGGGAGCGCCGTTCATCCTGATGGTTCACGTCAGTTCGCTCCTCCTCTTCCTGCGCGTAACGGAGATCGTCATATCGATGTGA
- a CDS encoding respiratory chain complex I subunit 1 family protein → MIEYLLFATFIGLLFHGIHRKVIARVQGRPGPPIWQEILHTLKFSFKETWIPKTASQTLFVGIVFVAIAIWSGALFILLSGGSILLLFAVYLLHKIVEHGMGLSTGSPYTKFGAIRSVISAASELPLLVTVVAIYFFTHSLSIADIAAYQEVHGPLLILAFPAAVAMYLVILSKMHYGPFSIIEAKEIVSGNMTEHFGVWRAGLEVAYALKTYVLLYAFVLIFIGALPLWLTLLVMLLVLVSLSFVCAVTPMLSPYDTVTIQTLVTGALVIYIVILGVVMG, encoded by the coding sequence ATGATCGAATACCTGCTCTTTGCCACCTTCATCGGCCTGCTCTTCCACGGCATCCACCGGAAAGTCATCGCGAGAGTCCAGGGACGCCCCGGACCGCCGATCTGGCAGGAGATCCTGCACACCCTGAAGTTCTCCTTCAAGGAGACCTGGATACCAAAGACGGCCAGCCAGACGCTCTTTGTGGGGATCGTCTTCGTCGCCATCGCCATCTGGAGCGGAGCCCTCTTCATCCTCCTCTCGGGAGGGAGCATCCTCCTCCTCTTTGCGGTCTACCTTCTCCACAAGATCGTGGAGCACGGGATGGGGCTCTCGACAGGCTCGCCCTACACGAAGTTCGGGGCTATCCGGTCGGTCATATCGGCGGCGTCGGAGCTCCCGCTCCTCGTCACCGTCGTCGCGATCTACTTCTTCACCCACTCGCTCTCGATCGCGGATATCGCGGCCTACCAGGAGGTTCACGGCCCGCTCCTCATCCTCGCGTTCCCGGCGGCCGTGGCGATGTACCTCGTGATCCTCTCCAAGATGCACTACGGCCCGTTCTCGATCATCGAGGCGAAGGAGATCGTGAGCGGGAACATGACCGAACACTTCGGGGTCTGGCGCGCCGGGCTCGAGGTGGCGTACGCCCTCAAGACCTACGTGCTCCTCTACGCGTTCGTCCTCATCTTCATCGGGGCTCTGCCGCTCTGGCTGACGCTGCTCGTGATGCTCCTCGTCCTGGTATCGCTCTCGTTCGTCTGCGCCGTCACTCCCATGCTCTCGCCCTACGACACCGTGACGATACAGACCCTGGTGACGGGAGCGCTCGTCATCTACATCGTCATCCTCGGGGTGGTCATGGGATGA
- a CDS encoding molybdopterin dinucleotide binding domain-containing protein, which produces MTYLMLTGRTVNQGVTVENKTSAEYAAETSTCFMHEFDMMELGLDDGDTIRVTGPCGEVVMRAAASPEVEMGTVFVPYGPYANHIVAAGTCSTGMPDFKSHKVEIEPTDEEPKLVHELMEDLGGLAYDR; this is translated from the coding sequence ATGACCTACCTCATGCTCACGGGGCGGACGGTGAACCAGGGTGTGACCGTCGAGAACAAGACCTCCGCCGAATACGCGGCCGAGACCTCGACCTGCTTCATGCACGAGTTCGACATGATGGAACTCGGGCTCGACGACGGGGATACCATCCGGGTGACCGGGCCGTGCGGAGAGGTCGTCATGCGGGCGGCGGCGTCGCCGGAAGTGGAGATGGGCACCGTCTTCGTCCCCTACGGGCCCTACGCAAACCACATCGTCGCTGCCGGCACCTGCTCCACCGGGATGCCGGACTTCAAGTCCCACAAGGTGGAGATCGAACCGACCGACGAAGAGCCGAAACTGGTTCACGAGCTGATGGAAGACCTGGGAGGCCTTGCTTATGATCGTTAA
- a CDS encoding EhaG family protein has translation MDIAYPVGLVVVAASIVIGFTALVREKDDLHRILLTDLAEILALVLIALVATDLAEALILPGLVVGISELMAVSEVYIAKEGLRAPTGPPFRIEVMDSAPGILALILVAYGIVLSGFTGGAIAAVGAVFYFMCRGHAEQFELIETVSGYAWAFWIGAFFIFMFLPAYWFFGVMIAGGAILIKVMAKMSLVGTMRRGGPDV, from the coding sequence ATGGATATCGCCTACCCGGTCGGCCTCGTCGTCGTCGCGGCCTCGATCGTCATTGGGTTTACCGCCCTCGTCCGGGAGAAGGACGACCTGCACCGGATCCTCCTCACCGACCTCGCGGAGATCCTCGCCCTCGTCCTGATCGCGCTCGTCGCCACCGACCTCGCCGAGGCGCTCATCCTCCCCGGGCTCGTCGTCGGGATATCCGAACTGATGGCCGTCTCGGAGGTCTACATCGCGAAGGAAGGGCTCCGGGCGCCGACGGGGCCGCCGTTCCGGATCGAGGTGATGGACAGCGCTCCGGGCATCCTCGCGCTGATCCTGGTCGCCTACGGCATCGTCCTCTCGGGGTTCACCGGCGGAGCGATCGCCGCGGTCGGCGCGGTCTTCTACTTCATGTGCCGGGGGCACGCCGAGCAGTTCGAGTTGATCGAGACCGTGAGCGGCTACGCATGGGCGTTCTGGATAGGAGCGTTCTTCATCTTCATGTTCCTCCCTGCGTACTGGTTCTTCGGGGTGATGATCGCCGGAGGGGCGATCCTCATCAAAGTGATGGCGAAGATGTCCCTTGTCGGGACGATGCGGCGGGGTGGTCCGGATGTTTGA
- a CDS encoding formylmethanofuran dehydrogenase subunit A, with protein sequence MTELLVKNACVIDPLRGINGETMDIAIRDGKIVEEVSDAAEVIDARGMLTMPGGIDSHTHICGTKVNFGRYMSPEDMRAGRTPRRGAMHATSGYSVPTTYGNSYRYSVMGYTTLLEGAMAPLEARHTHEEFTYTPLQDTMANTLFDGNWGVMEAIRDGDIKRVAAIIAWTLKAVKGFGIKLTNPGGTEAWQWGKNVSCIRDPVPYFEVTPAEIIRSVVEANELLHLPHSVHLHCNNLGTPGNYSCTLGSFGLIPDLNEKRQTLYATHVQFHAYGGSDWKDFCSKSEPIANFVSMRPQIVMDMGQVMFGRTTTMTADGPMEFNLYRLHHEKWSNHDVELETGSGIIPVIYRRKNLVNSIMWAIGLELALLTKSPWQCLLTTDNPNGAPFVKYPEIIGLLMSKRYRDAEFATIHPDTESRVPLPAIERELDWHEIAVMTRAGQARALGIQDLGKGHLGPGADADVAIYPLKIDEVDPSAEYQRVIDGFSRTEYTIKRGRVVARRGECLVHGSNATFWVAPKVPENYDMGKDPDFIEKFDRYYTVRMSNYPVQKEYLARNRCIETEVEL encoded by the coding sequence ATGACCGAACTCCTGGTGAAGAACGCCTGCGTTATCGATCCGCTCCGCGGGATCAACGGCGAAACGATGGATATCGCCATCCGCGACGGCAAGATCGTCGAGGAGGTGAGCGATGCCGCAGAGGTGATCGACGCCCGCGGGATGCTCACCATGCCGGGAGGGATCGATTCGCACACCCATATCTGCGGGACGAAGGTGAACTTTGGGCGGTACATGAGCCCGGAGGATATGCGGGCGGGCAGAACACCCCGGCGGGGGGCGATGCACGCCACGTCCGGCTACAGTGTCCCGACCACCTACGGCAACAGCTACCGCTACAGCGTGATGGGCTACACCACCCTGCTCGAGGGCGCGATGGCGCCGCTCGAGGCCCGCCATACCCACGAGGAGTTCACCTACACGCCGCTGCAGGACACGATGGCGAACACCCTCTTCGACGGGAACTGGGGGGTCATGGAGGCGATTCGCGACGGCGACATAAAACGGGTCGCCGCCATCATCGCCTGGACGCTCAAGGCGGTGAAGGGGTTCGGCATCAAACTCACGAACCCCGGCGGCACCGAGGCCTGGCAGTGGGGCAAGAACGTCTCGTGCATCAGGGATCCGGTACCCTACTTCGAGGTGACGCCCGCGGAGATCATCCGGTCGGTCGTCGAGGCGAACGAACTCCTCCACCTCCCGCACTCCGTCCACCTCCACTGCAACAACCTCGGAACCCCCGGGAACTACTCCTGCACGCTCGGGTCGTTCGGCCTCATCCCCGACCTGAACGAGAAGCGGCAGACACTGTATGCGACCCACGTCCAGTTCCACGCCTACGGCGGGTCGGACTGGAAGGACTTCTGCTCGAAGAGCGAGCCGATTGCGAACTTCGTCAGCATGCGCCCGCAGATCGTCATGGATATGGGGCAGGTGATGTTCGGCCGGACGACGACGATGACCGCCGACGGGCCGATGGAGTTCAACCTCTACCGCCTCCACCACGAGAAGTGGAGCAACCACGACGTGGAGCTCGAGACGGGTTCGGGGATCATCCCGGTCATCTACCGGCGCAAGAACCTGGTCAACTCGATCATGTGGGCGATCGGCCTCGAACTCGCACTCCTCACGAAGAGCCCCTGGCAGTGCCTGCTGACGACGGACAACCCAAACGGTGCGCCGTTCGTCAAATACCCGGAGATCATCGGCCTCCTGATGAGCAAGCGGTACCGGGACGCCGAGTTCGCCACGATCCATCCCGATACCGAGTCACGGGTACCCCTCCCGGCGATCGAGCGCGAACTGGACTGGCACGAGATCGCGGTGATGACCCGGGCAGGTCAGGCAAGGGCGCTCGGCATCCAGGATCTCGGGAAAGGGCATCTCGGCCCGGGCGCCGATGCGGACGTCGCCATCTATCCCCTTAAGATCGACGAGGTCGATCCGTCGGCCGAATACCAGAGGGTGATCGACGGGTTCAGCCGGACCGAATATACGATCAAGCGGGGCAGGGTCGTTGCCCGGCGCGGCGAGTGTCTGGTTCACGGGAGCAACGCCACGTTCTGGGTCGCGCCGAAGGTTCCGGAGAACTACGATATGGGGAAGGATCCGGACTTCATCGAGAAGTTCGACCGTTACTACACCGTCCGGATGAGCAACTACCCGGTACAGAAGGAGTACCTGGCCCGGAACCGGTGTATCGAGACGGAGGTGGAATTATGA
- a CDS encoding DUF2108 domain-containing protein: protein MDDLLVLLFAAVALIGAVSAHLQRDRFGKLIAVGIVFGGIAPFIAARGYLDVLIAVSLIVPVTTIIILLICRRDANDA from the coding sequence GTGGATGACCTCCTCGTCCTCCTCTTCGCGGCCGTGGCGCTCATCGGGGCGGTGAGCGCCCACCTCCAGCGGGACCGCTTCGGCAAGCTGATCGCCGTCGGGATCGTCTTCGGCGGCATCGCGCCGTTCATCGCCGCCCGCGGCTACCTGGACGTCCTCATCGCCGTTAGCCTGATCGTCCCCGTCACCACGATCATCATACTGCTGATCTGCAGGAGGGATGCCAATGATGCCTGA
- a CDS encoding 4Fe-4S dicluster domain-containing protein: protein MRSFVYYVREFLRPEWIRKFFFARTAPLETPSYFKGYPTRTEKECTGCFTCMMICPAPGAIAVLRKKDEWEPEVYPGHCIRCGLCVEACPEGVLSSGRILDVTRRDRTAFASWYHLEVDDTLCMRCGNCCVSCPVNREIDPQLAGSGTSASDEVIMRIEGGRVRILHMEKCTGCTTCETQCPNRAIRVARMVEGVHLPEAEA, encoded by the coding sequence ATGCGATCGTTCGTCTACTACGTGCGGGAGTTCCTCAGGCCGGAATGGATCCGGAAGTTCTTCTTCGCCCGGACCGCGCCGCTCGAGACCCCCTCCTACTTCAAGGGCTACCCGACCCGGACGGAGAAGGAGTGCACGGGGTGCTTCACCTGCATGATGATCTGCCCCGCACCCGGGGCGATCGCGGTCCTCCGCAAGAAGGACGAATGGGAGCCGGAGGTCTACCCCGGCCACTGCATCCGGTGCGGTCTCTGCGTCGAGGCGTGCCCGGAAGGGGTTCTCTCGAGCGGCCGGATCCTCGACGTCACCCGGCGCGACAGGACGGCGTTCGCCTCGTGGTATCACCTGGAGGTCGACGACACCCTCTGCATGCGGTGCGGGAACTGCTGCGTCTCCTGCCCGGTCAACCGGGAGATCGACCCCCAGCTCGCGGGATCCGGGACGTCCGCGAGCGACGAGGTGATCATGCGGATCGAGGGCGGCCGGGTGCGGATCCTCCATATGGAGAAGTGCACCGGGTGCACGACCTGCGAGACCCAGTGCCCGAACCGTGCGATCCGGGTCGCCCGCATGGTGGAAGGGGTGCACCTACCGGAGGCGGAGGCATGA
- a CDS encoding formylmethanofuran dehydrogenase subunit C, translated as MKVTLAMKPAAKWFIPIEAESIVPKNFLSGTDLLVWRGNRELRLDEVFSVSVEGDADRSEDVEVVLSGDTFRLKRVGEYMDGGTITVLGGIGMHCGNFMSGGTIEIHGNADGWLGREMAGGTIVCRSDAADYCASGYRGGRKGMTGGTVEVFGRAGDFLAESIAGGTVIVHGDAGDMTGAEMRGGTLVVHGDCSRPGANMKGGSCYVYGTAQGMIPTFRKIGTVQHEGRALIRFSGDLANRGKGNLFVKGYEYLD; from the coding sequence ATGAAGGTCACGCTTGCGATGAAACCCGCGGCGAAATGGTTCATCCCGATCGAGGCGGAGTCGATCGTCCCGAAGAACTTCCTTTCCGGTACCGATCTCCTGGTCTGGCGGGGGAACCGGGAGCTCCGGCTCGACGAGGTCTTCTCGGTCTCGGTGGAGGGCGATGCCGACCGCTCAGAGGACGTCGAGGTCGTCCTCTCGGGGGACACGTTCCGGTTGAAAAGGGTCGGCGAGTACATGGACGGAGGCACGATCACCGTCCTCGGCGGCATCGGGATGCACTGCGGCAACTTCATGAGCGGCGGGACGATCGAGATCCACGGGAACGCCGACGGCTGGCTCGGCCGGGAGATGGCGGGAGGAACCATCGTCTGCCGGAGCGACGCCGCCGATTACTGCGCATCGGGCTACCGCGGGGGCCGGAAAGGGATGACCGGCGGCACCGTGGAGGTCTTCGGCCGCGCCGGGGATTTCCTCGCGGAGAGCATCGCCGGCGGCACGGTGATCGTCCACGGCGATGCCGGGGATATGACCGGGGCGGAGATGCGCGGCGGCACGCTCGTCGTCCACGGAGACTGCAGTCGTCCGGGCGCGAACATGAAAGGGGGCTCCTGCTACGTCTACGGCACCGCGCAGGGGATGATCCCCACCTTCAGGAAGATCGGGACGGTTCAGCACGAAGGGCGCGCGCTTATCCGGTTTTCCGGCGATCTTGCGAACCGCGGGAAAGGAAACCTTTTTGTGAAGGGCTACGAATATCTGGACTGA
- a CDS encoding hydrogenase large subunit yields the protein MKKTVDVSIPLGPMHPCWKEPVRLKCETAGERVLKTELELGYMKKGIERIMRGRPWQEVMFLAERVCGICSVVHNMVFIETMEEISDIPVPPRAAYLRVVVNELDRMASHILANFSYCYTIEHETLAMYLLNIRETVLDNLERITGSRINTAYMIPGGVRFDLLPEDAAALLADLAKVEEEMKRYVRIFETGPLIALRSKGIGYMSREEAIRAHTVGPTARASGVEDSDLRLRHPTYRELGFTQITRTEGDNFARVMVRFQEVFQSIDLIRKCVETLPEGPIRGGGLCKAGEASYAGEAPRGELTYTIKTDEYGRVVDIAIRTPSIMNIEACAHSMIVDAASIADVTSTFISSDPCIACNER from the coding sequence ATGAAGAAGACCGTCGACGTCTCCATCCCGCTCGGCCCGATGCACCCCTGCTGGAAGGAGCCCGTCCGCCTCAAGTGCGAGACGGCGGGCGAGCGGGTGCTCAAGACCGAGCTGGAACTCGGTTACATGAAGAAGGGGATCGAGCGGATCATGCGAGGGCGGCCCTGGCAGGAGGTGATGTTTCTCGCCGAACGGGTCTGCGGCATCTGCTCGGTCGTCCACAACATGGTCTTCATCGAGACGATGGAGGAGATCAGTGATATCCCGGTTCCGCCGCGTGCGGCCTACCTCCGGGTCGTCGTCAACGAACTCGACCGGATGGCAAGCCACATCCTCGCGAACTTCTCCTACTGCTACACGATCGAGCACGAGACGCTCGCGATGTACCTCTTAAACATCCGGGAGACGGTGCTCGACAACCTGGAGCGGATCACGGGCTCGAGGATCAACACCGCCTACATGATCCCGGGCGGCGTCCGGTTCGATCTCCTGCCGGAGGACGCCGCGGCGCTGCTCGCCGATCTCGCGAAGGTGGAGGAGGAGATGAAGCGCTACGTCCGGATCTTCGAGACCGGCCCGCTGATTGCGCTCAGGAGCAAGGGGATCGGGTACATGAGCCGGGAAGAGGCGATCCGCGCCCACACCGTCGGCCCCACCGCCCGGGCGAGCGGTGTCGAGGACTCCGACCTCCGCCTCCGTCACCCGACCTACCGCGAACTCGGGTTTACCCAGATAACCCGGACGGAGGGCGACAACTTCGCCCGGGTCATGGTCCGGTTCCAGGAGGTCTTCCAGAGCATCGACCTGATAAGGAAATGCGTGGAGACCCTCCCTGAAGGCCCCATCCGGGGCGGCGGCCTCTGCAAGGCAGGCGAGGCCTCGTATGCCGGCGAGGCTCCCCGGGGCGAGTTGACCTACACCATCAAGACCGACGAATACGGCAGGGTGGTCGATATAGCAATCAGAACGCCGTCGATCATGAACATCGAGGCCTGCGCCCACTCGATGATCGTCGACGCCGCGTCGATCGCGGACGTGACGTCGACGTTCATCAGCAGCGACCCCTGCATCGCGTGCAACGAGAGGTGA
- a CDS encoding NADH-quinone oxidoreductase subunit B family protein, whose protein sequence is MSILQKIKNTVRSRSIHVSYVDVGSCNGCDIEVLACLAPRYDIEQYGIYVHNNPREADVLLVIGSVTPQWVDKLRDIWDKIPEPKVAVAIGNCPISGCVYARRGTLTSPPVEKYIPIAAQVPGCPPRPTEILNAILSVAPLIFKDYEEKQP, encoded by the coding sequence ATGAGCATCCTCCAGAAGATCAAGAACACCGTCCGCTCAAGATCGATCCACGTCAGTTACGTCGACGTCGGGTCGTGCAACGGCTGCGACATCGAGGTGCTCGCCTGCCTTGCGCCGCGCTACGACATCGAGCAGTACGGGATCTACGTCCACAACAACCCCCGGGAGGCCGACGTCCTCCTGGTGATCGGTTCGGTCACCCCCCAGTGGGTGGACAAACTCCGCGACATCTGGGACAAGATCCCGGAGCCGAAGGTGGCCGTTGCCATCGGCAACTGCCCCATATCGGGATGCGTCTATGCCCGAAGAGGTACCTTGACGAGCCCGCCCGTCGAGAAGTACATACCGATAGCTGCACAGGTGCCGGGCTGCCCGCCCCGCCCTACGGAGATCTTGAACGCCATACTCTCGGTCGCGCCGCTGATATTCAAGGATTACGAGGAGAAACAGCCATGA
- a CDS encoding DUF2107 family protein: MMPEFVLGCIILIIGVIAAGFPRPMTYLGRLISLEIPAFGLLLIMLAYDEMLALLTFIGVTAISTFVLVRAIERKEAAE, translated from the coding sequence ATGATGCCTGAGTTCGTCCTCGGCTGCATCATCCTCATCATCGGGGTGATCGCCGCCGGGTTCCCGCGCCCGATGACCTATCTCGGGAGGCTGATCAGCCTCGAGATCCCCGCGTTCGGCCTCCTCCTGATCATGCTCGCCTACGACGAGATGCTCGCCCTGCTGACGTTCATCGGGGTCACGGCGATCTCGACCTTCGTCCTCGTCCGGGCGATCGAACGCAAGGAGGCAGCAGAATGA
- a CDS encoding DNA helicase PriA, with translation MVRHECGFEAPIHCKRCGRPLENNERTGLYCPHCGRRVSMLCPGCGRLW, from the coding sequence ATGGTCAGGCACGAGTGTGGGTTCGAGGCCCCGATCCACTGCAAACGGTGCGGGAGGCCGCTGGAGAACAACGAGCGGACGGGCCTTTACTGCCCGCACTGCGGAAGAAGAGTGAGCATGCTCTGCCCGGGCTGCGGGCGTCTCTGGTGA
- a CDS encoding DUF1959 family protein, which produces MKYLYEKDLRQMKYNILTSTKHDEAVRAIAERLGMSDAKLRMVLIRRFDMSLLENLESRWQMGQRHADDGDPVAEELGYELFTRFIPLVDTETMQTIYSDATAMTREMPFEEAIARGKERLREAIRS; this is translated from the coding sequence GTGAAGTACCTCTACGAAAAAGACCTCCGGCAGATGAAGTACAACATCCTGACGAGCACGAAGCACGACGAGGCCGTCCGGGCGATCGCAGAGCGGCTCGGGATGAGCGATGCGAAACTCCGCATGGTGCTGATCCGGCGGTTCGATATGTCCCTGCTCGAGAACCTCGAATCCCGGTGGCAGATGGGGCAGCGGCACGCGGACGACGGCGATCCGGTGGCGGAAGAACTCGGTTACGAACTCTTCACCCGGTTCATACCCCTCGTGGATACGGAAACGATGCAGACGATTTACAGTGACGCAACAGCAATGACCAGAGAGATGCCCTTTGAAGAGGCGATCGCGAGAGGAAAAGAACGGCTCAGGGAGGCGATCCGCTCATGA
- a CDS encoding DUF2106 family protein, with amino-acid sequence MTPNRSIITRISAIISRVENLTSLYALLAIVVVVLGLVSLPFIAYHDDQLYEKTLDPASTLDPYDRGGVPFGTTPVKAQYPENSPYAGYVTAYLTPFSQWLADTTHHMGTTIVAHPGGIIDEILYNTRGLDTVVETSILFVAFGIASYLFRRDD; translated from the coding sequence ATGACGCCGAACCGGTCGATCATCACCCGGATATCGGCGATAATCTCACGGGTCGAGAACCTCACCTCGCTCTACGCGCTCCTCGCGATCGTCGTCGTCGTGCTCGGCCTCGTCAGCCTGCCGTTCATCGCCTACCACGACGACCAGCTCTACGAAAAGACCCTCGACCCGGCAAGCACCCTCGACCCCTACGACCGGGGCGGCGTGCCCTTCGGGACGACCCCCGTGAAGGCCCAGTACCCGGAGAACTCGCCCTACGCCGGATACGTGACGGCCTACCTGACCCCGTTCAGCCAGTGGCTTGCCGACACCACCCACCATATGGGAACGACGATCGTCGCTCACCCGGGCGGCATCATCGACGAGATCCTCTACAACACCCGGGGGCTGGATACCGTCGTCGAGACGAGCATCCTTTTCGTGGCGTTCGGGATCGCGAGTTACCTCTTCAGGAGGGATGACTGA